CTCTGTCAAAACAGAGTGCTCACAACCGAGAATATATACCAAACCATTAGACTGAGGGAGAGAAAGCACAGTCTAAGAACAAGAAGCCTCCTCTTCATTATTTGCCttggccttccttccttccttccttccttccttccttccttccttccttccttccttccttccgtccTTCCTTCCATTAACAAATATTAATTGAGCTCTGTGCCTAATATTGCTTCAGATTATGACAAGTAAGCCATGAACAAAATTTACAGAAATCTCTGGCCTTGTTCCAGTGTTCATTCCCTCATCAAACATATCCTGAAAGCCTGCTCAGTCCAAGGTGTCAAGTTAACATTCACAGTAAAGAAGACAGACATCCTAACCTGGAATCAAGAACAGTTAactacatgaggccctggggaaTCCCAGTGATCCCCCGAAGAATCACTTTAAAAGTCTCAAGAATGAATTACTGAAAGAGGCCAGATTTTGGAGCTGAGCAGACCTAAACTGGACCTACTGACTGTTCATTGCTGGCTCTTCAGCAGTGACCTGTAGGCTCtcaatttgttgttgttttgttctagcAGTATAACattgagcaagttacttaacctctttaAGCCTAGTGTTTTCATTGTAAAATGGGAAAAGTTAATAATTTTCAGCCACCCTAATTAATAAtactttatttttccttctttgctACTCtagttaaatctttttttttgttgttgttgtcaatggacctttatttaatttaattgtttatatgtggttctgagtatCGAACCCAATGCATCACACTTgccaagcaagtgttctaccactgagctacaaccccagcccctgaatctTTTTTCTTAAGAATTAGTTTGCaggataaatttgacacattctttttttttttttttttggtattgacaCATTCTTAATTTATGATTTTTCCACTTAACATTAGAATcgtatgtttttttaaatttttcatttaaagaTCCAATGTTCTATTTTATAGACTAAATAAGATTTTGTAAGTTACCTCTTCTAAGGCTTATTCTATTGTAAAATTGGCATGTATCCCACATGATTAATTTATACAGCAAACTTTTAGAATATAACTCTTGATATTTTTTATTAAAGATGAAAACTATGTACTGACAATTTTTTTCCAATACCTTTAATGAAAATTTCATAAGATATGTCCTGCTACTACCTCAGACAACAAAACATTGAGTGAAATGCAGCACTTGAGGGATCACTTGGTGTGACTGTCACATTGGTTCATGTGACACCAGAGTTGCACCCATCCTGAATCCAGATATACTCTGGAGCTTGCTGTCCTGAGCAgagatggggtggggggtggggttctAACCTCTCTGTCTCCTATTTGAGCTGCAGAATATGCAGttccatgagttgcctttttttaAAGCTAACTGGAGGATCACCTGCAGGTAAAGCCCTTCCCAGTTTTGTCCTCTTGCCCTAAGCTAAAAACTTTGCCTTTATGTCTGATTTTTGAGCAGcacataaaacatttttaatggGAGAAACCACATCACCATCCCAAAGTGACTGCGGGCATTAATTTTATAGGAAAATATCGCCATCTCGTGGACCTTCAGTCTCAGAATGTGACTAAAGAATGTTCTGTAAGCCAAGCCCTGGCCTTTTTCTTCCCTATTCCTCTCTTCAGTCCCTGCTCTCTTCTGTCCACTGGTTCTGATGCCTGGGTCCCTTCTATCGGGCGTTGAGTAGCCAGCAGAAGGAGAAAGCCAGGAAGAATAAGAGCCAGGGAGCAAGTAAGCACAATTGTGAGACTCCACCTGGGTGAGTAGTTAAAAGAGATACGTATCCTAAGCATGGAGGGAAAGCCAAAGTCAGGATCCAGAAGAGCTTGAAACAAGGTCCAGAACCAAGTAGCAGGCCCAGACCATCTCTGATACCTCCTAGGGAGGAGGCAGTATGTTTAGACCCAAAGGCTAAAGTTCGGAGGACTCTTCAGAATGAATCAACAAACAAGGCTTGCAGGGGGATATACAGGTTGGAGATTGTGATTCAAGACATTGAAAACCATATAGTTCATAATAGTCCTCAAAATCCAGAATTAGAGGCAGCTTCATTCTCTCaattttagatttgatgatgaaataaaaaccttccatgataaacaaaagttaaaagaatttacaactcaaaagcctgcactatagaacatcctcggcaaaatattccatgaagaggaattgaaaaacaacaatgaaaatcagcaaagggaggtattacactagatgaaaaactaatcaaaggagaaaccaagtcaagttaaaaaaaatattggaaaaaaaatattaagggaATTATAAGAGAATGTGATGATCCAAATAATGTACTCCTGTACCAGGGAAGCCCGTGAACTTGTTTGTTTTACTTCTCTGACTTCATGTCTGCCTCTACCTCTCTTCATTCTAATAACAAGCATTCTGGCTGTAGTCACCACCACTCTCCCGTCCCACTGCCTGCAGAATCAGCCTCCCCCTACCTTCCCTACTGACAGGAAGTTGTCACACACTTCACCCCAAATCTAGTCCTGTGTTTCTCTGAGACTGTGCATCTTGTTTTCAGTTTATCCCCtctgttttctttgtttatttttggtttcagtaTTGGGGATCAGGATCAGGAcctgtttatttttatagttcctatttccttcctgagatttctaaTCTTTTAATTATTACAATAATCGTTTACTTCTACTCATTGATTATAATGATAATAACTGCTTTAAAGTTCTTATTAGGTAATTCTAACACCTGGACTGGATATTTGGTTATTATCTTTATTCATGAGAATGTGTCACACTTTTGTGACCCTTCCTATTTTGAGAAATCTTAGATTATATTACACAATTGTAAATATTATATGTGGAGATTCTGGATTTAGTTATTTGCCTCTAAAGACAACTGGATACTTTTGTTTTAGCAGGAAAATAACTTGATAAGATTAAACATGTAAACTGCTGTGCCTGCGATGGGTGGCAGCTCAGTTTTTACAGTTCCTGAGCTGTGAATAGATGCATGGTTCACGGCTCAACCTGAGGCTCAAACAATATTTACACATTGAATTTAAAATAGCACCCCCTCTCTGGCTCTCTCATCTCCAGGATTTACCCTCATTCTGCAATGGGCCTGGTTGTAACAGCTTCCCCTAGTTGCTTTGTCAGATAATGAACTTCCTATCAAAATTTTATCGATATGAACCACCACAATTCTAAGACTGTCCTCTGGTAAATGTACAAAATCAGAAGGGTTACCCTTGTTCATGTGCTTCTGTCCTGTTGTGACTACTCTCCCAAATCTGCTTTTGATTACTCTCCAGAACATTTGAATGAATTAAAgtgagtgagaaagagagagagtcgGTTTTGTCCACAGTTTATGGTTATGTGTTAAAGGTTAAATGAATTTATTTCTTCATAATGGAGGCAGCTCTCTGAGACCATGAAGTTTAGAATACACGTCTCCTATCATAATGACTAAGAGATGTTAGGAAAAAGGCGGAGGGATCGGGGTGggggacagtgtcacaggaaatcaAATTGCCACcttttgaaaaatgaaatcttTTTTCTTTAGGAAGAATTAGCTTGTGTGTCTTCCAGATCATCTGCTGTGAAGATTTTTAGGATGTTAGCTTTTTCAAAAAATTAGCATTGTGTATTATGCTAGAGGTACTAACCAAAGCAATATGACAAATAAAAGAAATAGCATATAGGgctgagatgtagcttagtggtaaagccctTACCCTGCATGCCTGAGACTCATAACCAAAACTTATTTGCATATAATTTGATTCTAAGGGAGTAAACTATAGGTCACCTCTACCAGCCCCTCATGTAATAGTGACATTGGCCaccccaaaggaaaaaaatgtaaacagtTTCTAAAGGAATTAAATAAAATGTCTAGAAGACATCAGATGCTATAGAACCTTGCTCACAGAGAGCTACAATTGCTCTTAATTGGTCAACTTAatctttttttcataaaaataatcaaCCAAGGtcaccatattctttttttttaagagagagagaatttttaatatttattttatagttttcgtaggacacaacatctttgtatgtggtactgaggattgaacccaggcggcacgcatgccaggtgagcgcgctaccgcttgagccacatccccagccccaatcacCATATTCTTGATGGAAGTTATCAAGAAGAAGGAAAACTaggacaaaaaaaagaaaaagaaaaaaccaatagGCCATAGAATTAACAGATAACCCAGGAATATTAACCATTTAAAGAGTTCCAGTGGGCTAGTCTCGTCCTCTACCATGCGCCGGCCAACTCCATCCGGCTCAAGTACCAGCACACTGGCGCCATCCTGGACTGCACCTTCTAGGATCCAACGCATGCCTGGAGTGGGGGATTAGATCATCAGTTGAAAATGCTTGATTTGAACACTGATCAAGAACATCTTTCTGGAACCCATGATGCCCCTATCAGATGTGTTGAATACTGTCCAGAAGTGAATGTAATGGTTATTGGAAGTTGGGATCAAACAGTTAAATTGTGGGATCCCAGAACTCCTTGCAATGCTGGGACCTTCTCTCAGCCTGAAAAAGCTGTATACCCTCTCAGTGTCTGGAGACCCGCTGATTGTAGGTTCAGTGGGCCGCAGAGTCTTGGTGTGGGATTACGGAACATGGGCTATGTGCAGCAGCGCAGGGAGTCCAGCCTGAAATACCAGACTCGCTGCATAAGAGCAATTCTTAACAAGTAGGGCTATGTATTAAGCTCTATTGAAGGCCCGGTGGCAGTTGAGTACTTGGACCCAAGCCCTGAGGTACAGAAGAAGAAGTATACTTTCAGATGTCAcagactaaaaaaaataatattgagcAGATTTACCCAGTCAATGCCATTTCATTTCACAATATCCACAATACATTTGCCACAGGTGGTTCTGATGGATTTGTAAATATTTGGGATCCATTTAATAAAAAACGACTGGGCCAGTTCCATCGGTACCCTACCAGCATCGCATCACTTGCCTTCAGCAATGATGGGACTACACTTGCAATAGCATCATCATATATGTATGAAATGGATGACACGGAACATCCTGAAGATGGTGTCTTTATTCGCCAAGTGACAGATGCAGGAACAAAACCCAAGTCACCATGTACTTGACAAGATTTCATTTACTTAAGTGCCATGTTGATGATAATAAAACAATTCGTACTCCCCAATGGTGGATTTATTACTATTAACAAAGAAACCAGGACacatattaattttaatattataagaacctgaaaataatggaaaagagggttttttcttttcttttttttttaaatgaacaatttCCTAAATGCATGAGATGGTTTGATGGTTTGCTGCATTAAAGGTATTTgggcaaacaaaaataaataaataaataaagagttcCAGTGTCCTTAGAAAACTCAAGAAGAAACTTGcatttgcaaaataaaaataggatgctctgaaaaatcaaaaagcaaaagagaattcatgagaaCTCAAATAACTTAAGACAAAGATGAATGATagattaaaatgaaaaatcaaagaaGTTTCTCAAgtatagaacaaaaaaaaaacaagagataaGAAACATCAAAGAAAGAGCTGATGATAGAGTTAATCCAAAAGAGTCAACATCAATGCACATTCTAAAAGAatggaaacagaaaataaaagaggaaataaTGTAAGAAATATCAGAAGTGATGTTTTCAATATTGAAGAGAACAATGGGTCTTTAAATTGAAAGGGTTTACCGAATGCCAACCAGAATAAATGTAAAGGTAGTAGACATACCCTCACATAccctcatgaaatttttgattggCAATGATATAAACAAGATCTTAACTATTTCTAAAATTTAACAAAGATGTCCACAGAGGAATGTGGATAAGCTTTATGTCAGACTTCTCACTAACAATATTGGATGATAGAAAACATAGACCACCTTTAAAATTTAAGTTGAGATGATTTACAACCTGGAATTTTATACCTAGCCACACTATTTATAACATGGGAGAATGAAATGAAAGACTTTCATATATTTAAGATCTttgaaaattagcttttcatataTTATATGAAAAAAGTAGCCGATTGATATGGTAAATAATGCTGCTCCTGCTTGCAAAACAAATAAACCCCCTAGTAATATGGGGGAGAGGAGAGAGATAAGAAAAGCATCATCCAAACATGGGATAAGTTAAAATGTGGCATAATTTTGAATAAGAATAAAAGTAATGTTTGACCTTGGTACTAGAAACATTCTCCTTAGaatagaatgtttcttttttattttttattattttttctgttgtcgttgttgttttagttataaatggacacaacacctttatttatttatttttatgtggtgctgaggatagaacccagggcctcacatgtgctaggcaagtgctcttccactgagccacaatcccagctccaagAATGGAATatgttgcttttttaaaaaaattgtttatatttattttttagttgtaattgaacacaataccttatttatttcacttttttatttttatgtagtgctgagaatcaaacctagggtctcacacgtgtgaggcgaacgctctaccactgagccacaaccccagttcctGAAATACGTTTCTTAATAAGGAATTGCATTTAGGAGTAGAGTCCTTGGTAACTGGGTGGGCAGAGGTTTGGGGAAGTGAGGTGTCACGATAACCCCCAAGATCAAGATAACTTCCTAGTTTCTGACTGGAAGGCCATACCTCAACTGAGACAAGGAATATTTGGGGAGTTTTCTTGGGAGTGGAGTCAACACAGGAAAACACATAT
This region of Callospermophilus lateralis isolate mCalLat2 chromosome 6, mCalLat2.hap1, whole genome shotgun sequence genomic DNA includes:
- the LOC143402406 gene encoding LOW QUALITY PROTEIN: mitotic checkpoint protein BUB3 (The sequence of the model RefSeq protein was modified relative to this genomic sequence to represent the inferred CDS: inserted 2 bases in 2 codons; deleted 1 base in 1 codon; substituted 1 base at 1 genomic stop codon) produces the protein MLDLNTDQEHLSGTHDAPIRCVEYCPEVNVMVIGSWDQTVKLWDPRTPCNAGTFSQPEKLYTLSVSGDPLIVGSVGRRVLVWDXRNMGYVQQRRESSLKYQTRCIRAILNKXGYVLSSIEGPVAVEYLDPSPEVQKKKYTFRCHRLKXNNIEQIYPVNAISFHNIHNTFATGGSDGFVNIWDPFNKKRLGQFHRYPTSIASLAFSNDGTTLAIASSYMYEMDDTEHPEDGVFIRQVTDAGTKPKSPCT